The Scleropages formosus chromosome 15, fSclFor1.1, whole genome shotgun sequence genomic sequence TACCTGTCATCTAAGTTGAACGTTCTTCTGTATGTAGTTGGACAACTGTAACGAGTGGCTTCTATCTATACAGCACAAATCCAGTTTCTCAGGAGCCCATATATTATTCCTCTGAGCAAAAACTACATTTCCCCATTTTGATTCACTCAGCAACTGAAAAGCAACATGTCACAAGTTCCTTGTAAAAATGAGTTGTACCAAATAAAAGCGAATCTGATTGAGTGATGGCCCGTTACTGGACCATTCCTTCCTCATGGCTCAGCTCTGCTAGTGATGCTCACAGCAAACTCAGAGGTGCAGTGAACAGCTGGCCAACCCTTGCCTGCCTGGACACAAACCCAGTCTTTATTAGTGGTGCCAGAATGCCAGCTGATCTGTTCTCTGGGCCCTGTCACAGTGATGTCTTCATCACTAACCACAGCCGACGCCAGCTCCTGGCAGCTactggaggtgacaacaaatcCAATTATCTCCCCTCCATGGCGCCCAGGCTAGCAGGGTGCAGTAACAGGGACAGAGATGGCTGCAGTCCCCCAAGTGTGAAGCGTCCTTACTGACCCACGGATCCAGCTGGAGGGACCAACAAAGAATTCTGCCCTGAAGTTCACTGTGGCTAGAACAGTAGAACTTTGCCCCAAAGTCCACTTTGGCCATTGTGGACGGAATGGCAGAATTCCCTCTTGAAGAGCCTTTTGGCTTGAATAGCAGGACACGGCCCTATGCCGCGTCTGGAATGACAGCACTTTGCGCCAGAAGTCCACTGTCACTGAAGAAATAGAACCTGGCCCCTGAAGCCTGCTGTAACCAGCAGGATGGAATGTGACCTTGAAGCTCGCCTTGGCTGGTGAACAcctgttttggagaaataagTATTTCATAGCAATTTTGACATAGTCATGGATGAGGGTCAGAATATGAAACGTAGCTCAGCAAACACAGCTCACACCAGTTGGTGTGTTCCTTAAACTCCTGTTACTGATTAATGACTGAAAGTTAGGCCCGGTCTCAAAGAAGTCGACACTGCGGTGCTGGACTTTTCTCATTCATGAGCAGCACATAGCAATTGTCTCAAGACAAACGTATTCCTACACACATAAACTCAGgcacaaaaagacacacactctctctgaggCACCCACACACTCGctgatacacacaaacaaacatattttctttgtcattctctctctctctctctctctcgctctctctctctctctcacacacacacacacacacacacacacacacacacacacacacacttcctgagcTGCTGTGAGTCACACCTCTGACAGCAGGAGAAGTGCAGCTATTAaactgacagaaagacagatcaAATGTGACACATCAAAGAGTGGAAGCTCAAGAAGTGAGCAGCGCGGCAGTACACCCACTGCGTGCAGGGAAAGGGGGCCCACAAACACGCTCCGCACGGTCAACAGCACCACCCTgagcccgcccccccccccacccccactcggAGCCCCCCAGGACcggcccagccaggcccctgtGCTACACGTCCAATGATTGCACTTCCCAGCACAAGCACTCAGAGGGGCTAATTAATGCCTCAATATGGAAATGAGTAGCGCAGTAAATTACACAGCCGGCAAATGGgcctttttctttgaaaatgtgtcaaGAGTGCATGAAGACTCCACAAGTATTACATGGGGGCTCCATCCTGCAGCTTGGCGGAGCTCAGTCTCCAAGGCGTGCGAGAAAGGCTTCGCTCACCCCCAGCCCACCCATAACAACAAAGCTTCCATGAATCCGCCTTCTTTTTCTCTGATATTCAGTGCAGTGCTCCATGCAAACTTTAAGTGTGAATATTATGACCAGGGTGCTTTTCATTCTTGCCTGCTTACTGCTGTTACTAAACATGCTCCTTGCTTACTGAGGTGCTAAACATGGCAGTGTGGTCCTTGAGATGTGCACTAAGAGGCACTGGAGCCCCAGCCAGGAGCCTCTTCCTTCTCCCCAACAAGACCAttcaaacttttctttgcacacattataaatattatatacatgtatgttacaagcatatatacatatgcattcACACGGCCCTGCAGTAGGTGGAAGAAACGAATTAGCTTATCTAAAATAGAAGAATATAGTTTATATCCATATGTTTTAAAGCCCAGATGTGAGCTATATTGCATAGCATGACACGGAAACATATTTAACCTTCTTCTGTAAGTAGAATGCTTGGAAGTGATGTTTAATATGTTGTTCATTAGTCAGGTTGACAGGCCTGTCCTGGGAGGGACTCAAGCATGTCTGAGCGGCAGGCTAGCGGCCTCCCAGCGTTGCTTCCATCAATAtttcaaatgagtaaataattgatCATCACACCAAACCGGATGAAGATCAAATGCAGCAGCTTAGAGACAAACATTACAAACAGAGATGTAAACAAAGACACAACAACCTAAATGTAGCTGTGGTGACACATTTTATCGAAACTGCAGATTAACAATTGAGGTCCACAAAAAAGTGTCTTGAGAAACTAAAAAGCCTTAAATTCCCAGGAAATTTTTCGAAGAACTCCAAGGAAACTCCCAAGCATTAGACAAAACACCAGTAGAGAGGTTACCTGCAGTTTTCTGGAGTTAAAACTTGATTTAGAATAACTGACTCACTCATAATGAACGATGACGACAGGAACACATATAAGTTTACAGCTGCCAAGGTTAGGTTAGGGGAAAgagctttttctccaaacttttTCTCTGAAGTTGTGAGCCCCTTGGGTAAGAAAAGATGCACTGGCTATCTTGCTTCTTGTGATCTCCTACTTCATATTTAATAACCTCTGCTGTTCCGTTCATCCAGGCCATTTGGTTTGAGTGTGTCTACTTTTTCCAagcccttttccttttttttgtgttggtttctTCTCAAGGATTACGGAGTTCATGTGTTGTAAACTTTATGCTTATCTATTTTCTTTTATGGTATAtgtgtgttatgtttttttGCCAGTCTTGTAAATGTGACTTCCTTATGTATGTAAGTTTGCATTCCTAACAATAAATATCATACTGTATATGGCAGTTTAGGATGCATGGGAAAATTACTCTGCCCCTGAAGTAGGTCTCTCctgaataatgaaaacaaatgtcacAGTTAAGAACTGAAGTAGCTCTTGCAGGAAAAAGAATTGTAGGTAGTATCAAGATTGAAGAAAATAAGCATCAttagaaaaacatgtttcagtttgctgtttttaatgCTATCAGTTGTGGTATAGTATAGCTCTTTTTGGGCCCTGGTTTTATTGTGGTGGAATATATGCCCACATacgttgtctgaaccacttgtcccatacggggttgtggggagccagagcctaacctggcaacacagggtgtaaggctggagggggaggggacacacccaggatgggatgccagtccatcacaaggcaccccaagtgggactcaaaccccagacccagtggagagcaggacctggttcaacccactgccccaccatgcccccctcctaTGCCATCAACTTAGAATTTATTTTGTATAGAATTACCAAAAATAATGAATGCAAACTTAACGATTGCACATTAGCATGAACAATACAGGAAAACATGTTTACAATTTGTCAGACAACTAAAAAATTTGTCATAGGGAAATTGTGCACAAAATGACCAGAAGTAGCTATTAGTTAAATTATTAGTAGAAGAACTAGCTGTCTTTTACCTACCAATAAATATTCGGAGAGAACTCATTCTTAACCTTCCATAGGAACTGGAATTCTTAGAATATTCTGAGAATATTTAATCAAAAAGGCTAATTCAAGTACACTGGGTCCTAAATTTCAGAACACAGTTGGGACAagaaatctgtttgtaactcgaCTTCGTACaaaccactatgtcacaattACTAATATAgccatcccttgatttattctcAGGCTAAgttctgtattaaaaaaaaaaaaaaaacctctaaaaATCTATAATGAATTCGcttgcatttgtttattccatttttatcaGCCACCTGTGTGACGGGCTTCTGTGTTCCATAAAGTCCATTacaggacttttattttattatctgttATTAACTTAATAAAACTGTCTTCTTTACctactttttgttttcagacattttaatCTCCACAGCCTCTATTCAATGTATTCAACTTCTATTCAATGCCgactgattcatcacataaacgtGTGCAACATTCATCAGCATCAGACCACTTTCAGATTGCTTCATTAGCTATATAATCAATACAAATGTAATCAAGACATATGTCAGCTGATTCTCTGGGTAAGTTAAGTATTGGATATAgctaaaacaaatacaaataaaataagactttttcacatttttattaattgaaGCTATACtataatttaaatacacacacacacacacacattttctgaaccccttgtcccatacggggtcgcggggaaccggagcctacccggcaacacagggcgtaaggccggagggggaggggacacacccaggacgggacgccagtccgttgcaaggcaccccaagcgggactcgaaccccagacccaatggaaagcaggacccggtccaacccactgcgccaccgcgcccctctttaatttaaatatataatcataaatataataaaaatatattatctCCACAAATTCAGGACCAACTATTGTTCACAAACACGTGCAATgttcatcatcttgttattgatcacaaacATCAGGAACACCAGATACCAGTTTTTTTCAAGGTGGAAGCAACTCCAGTCCCACACTTATGTTCCGTTTGGTTGCGCTTTACTGTTAACTAAGAGCTGCATGTAGAAACACAAGGTGTGCTTGTTTCAcagcaaattttttaaaatgtataactgaagaaaatgctattacaagtacataaactgaaaaaaaatgtttgcactttCGAATATTCATAACTTTTATAATGTGAAGACCCAGTGtaataatcaaaaaaaaaaaaacaaattaaggaaAGTAGATAAGTGATGTGATTTAAACTAACCTCATTCTCTTTGGGTTTGTGGTCCACAGCCACCCTCACCAGTGAGTGATTGATCTTCAAGGCCAATGACAGGGCCATCAGACCACCAGTTCCCACTAAGTTTTCCTGAATATCCAGTTGTTGGATTTTCCGACTTTCTGCAATGAACTCAGCCAAGGCCACCACACCTGACATGAAGATCAAAGATGTGAAGAACCTAGTTTTATACTTTCAGCAAGCAATTGCACACTATACCATAGAATTGCtcatataaatgcattttgagtTTCTTAATAGTTAGCCTCAATTAGtgcatgtttttccacaaaaaagcaACTGATAATAAGGTTGTATTTTTACCAACTTTTCACAATTAtgcacccatttacatagcattactggagtagttcaaggtatgtactttgctcaagtgtactgcagcaggagaaggatttgaaccagagaCCTTCATCcactctgctacctgctgcctcctgaACTGTTATGTATGGAGGGCTATAGTACTTCTAAATAATACTAAAACAGTTTTTCACTATGGTTTATGCATAAATGTTAGTGGTCTCTCAGTGCAGCTCTCTGCCTGGAGGTATGTTCAAATTAGTGAAATTCAATAATCCCCCAAAAACAATGTTAACTAATCAAGTATATACATCATGGTAAAACAGTGTACCTTCACAGGTGATCTGCGTACAGGCCAAGCAAAGCTGCTGGAGGGAGCAGCTGGCAATGAGCGAATCCTTCAGTCTTTGAATTCCCTGGTTCTGTAGATTGTTATTTCCGAGGTTCAGTGTTTCCAGCGTTTTTATTCCAGGCTAGAAGTTCACATGTCAGATATGAAGGCCtacattaaaaactgaaacactttttaagaTTTTACAATCACATGAAAATGACAATGTGTTCACATTTCTTTGAGGACAATTTTTCTTAGTATTATTGTTAAATTGTGTCAGCCTATACTTCACTGGCCTTAGACGAAAGATGTGCTCTAAAAAGCACATGTAGGTTGTAGGAAGCTGCCACACAGGGTTACGGTAGGAGTTAGGGTCATGGTCAAGAGAGGAAAGGTCCAAGAGCCCCTACACTTTATAATACTGCCTTTGTCTGCTTCCAGTGGCCAACCTCAAGATTTTCCTCAGACTTTGTTTGAAGCAGGACATATGCAAAACCATTTCAGGCTTTCCCCACTCTAATGGGGAAGCACCATGTTTGCTTTGAGAAGTCTGTGTCTCCCCTCCCAGTTAGCAGACTGATGTAATGTTCCCCAGGAGTGGAGGCTTGACAGAGGCACTGGGGACAATACAAAGCAATTACTGTCATGCCAGCATTGTCAGGTCTGGTGCACACTCAGCACCCATGAACTGCTGGTATGGGGATATGGCGATAAAGCTACCCTCACTAAACTAGGACTGGAGCTTCATGCAAATACAAAGTCAGCCTCTTCAAAGGGAATGCAGAATTAAGCATTCCTCATCAATATTCCACTAATATCCCTCTTTTCCTCTTCTGACAAACATATATGCTCatgttttctctatttttaatCTACAAGctatttattttcctcatttcttTGTACAACAGCATTCCAAGGATATTTCACAAGTATAGCAAGCTTGCTGGAATAACTAACTGATAAACTTAGTAGAGCATTGCTTTTAAGGACGTTTTATTCCTTTCGACTTTGTGAAAAACTTAGTAAATATCGAGTTCCGATAATGCACATGGGCTCACTtggaaactgaaataaaattttgtgtgattttaaaaCAATCGTTATAACAGTAGGAACTACTCATTTAAAACAGATGGAAAATACTGTTTTATGATCTGATCTTATTTAATGAAGTCTTCTGACACTGTGACAGTACCATTTCTGTCCCTCTAATCGGCTTGTGCTTTctctattattttcttttttgaggaaaccccaaaaaaaaagagaaaggttaATAACAGCCCTTCCAGCGTCATATTCAGCGCGACCAACCATTGGACTAATTACGATCATTATGGTCGCAGGGATGTCTAGTTATCCTTCTTAATGACAGACCACAAGAGAAAAACTCAAGAACACATATCTATTATTTAATCAAACTGTTCCCATTTAGTGGCACTGAAATGGAAAGAGCAGCTTTATTTTTGTCCCAATGGATCAGCGTGGAGAATGCAGAGGCCGAGAAGGAAGACAGCCAGCCTTTCATTTTTATCCTTTTAACTTCCACTACCTTTCGGAACAGGTGTAGTTTATTCTGACAATCagaacagctgaagaaaaactGATATGATTAGaggtgctttaaaaaaaatccaggggAGCTCCTTCAGTCTTCGTCTCTTCTCATGGAAACATAACAAGGAGGGCTGTTTTCCATCAGCACAACTGGCAGCTCAGTAAACAGGACAGTCAACAATACAAGGATCACTACAGTCAACAACTCAAATAACAGCTCTCAAAAGCTTATCTTACCACACTACCAGTGTCTTTACCAAAAAATCAACCAACATCACAGCCAGCAGCATATCCAACAGCAAAACCAGCAATGTGGTCAAATGCCCAACCACTGGTCCACTCATCAGCCCTAGCCAAAACAATACCACAATTGAGGGCACACAgctgaatttataaaaaaaaaaaaaattcatttggtGTAATTGTGTGGATGATGAACTCCTACCAATACGGTGGCCAAGTGGACCATGCCCTGCTCTGTTAAATAGTTGCCACACAACAGAAGCGTCCTCAGATTGCTTTTCTGAGCTCTTAAACCTTCACAGATTTCCTCCAGACCTGCTGGGAAAAACAGACCATTATGGTGAAGACATCCACAAATTCAAAGTTTGAAAAAGTTCAGCTTTCAGCTTATCAaaaatttaaactatttttaataTACACTTTTATATGTCATACAGCATAGACATTCATGTTATACACATCTTTTTAGTGCATATAAGCAAGTACAACATATAGTATTGTCACCTGGATCAGATATCAGATTATTGCTCAGGTCCAAGTACTGCAGACAATGGTTGTATTTCAGGAGGTCTCCCAGCTGCATTGAGTCTTGGAAACTGTTGAGCTTGTTGTTGGCGAGACAGAGCTCTTCTAGCGAAGTGTTTTTCTTAAGCGTACCAACTAAAGCAAAATATTAAGACAGGACATGCAGTAGTAAATGGCCTCTAAATTACTCTCATAGTAGAGTTGCAGTGTGCTGTAAATGTGTAGGTATAGGATGCAAACCTACTGTATGTGTAGAAATATAGACGTGTAAGTGCAGCAGCTGATGTGAAAGCATCAGTGTAAAATAATTGGCAGCCTACACTACGGGTATATAATTTGAGGTATGGGAGTGTATTATGAGTTCAGGAGTAGGTGTACGTGCCCagtatgtaaaaagaaaaaagtacacattTCATCCGATTAAAGAACATATACACGTACCATGGCTGAGGATGGACAAGCCTGTATCTGATCTGGATCTATTGTTTTGAGGAACACAAAGGCTGTGGAATGAAAGGGGCTTGCTTCATAAGTGTTTTCTTCTGGCCTAGTTTAGCATTAGTCTGTGCTGTTTGAAATGAAGTTATGTCTTTATTGTAAGTTGTTCAAACCTATGACAGCATTTATGCTTGTGATTCTTGGGGTCACACAATTCAGAAAAGTACAATATATGTATTTACTCTATTTATTCTTACTATTTCTGCATGTGTGTCCCTTTACGATTGCCTGCTGAGTACCACTGTTTTAGATGTATCTGTTTGTGGCCAAACAGCTCTGGAACCCCTGATCAATGGAGTTTATTTTCCGTCAAGCCTTTTGGTTGCATGTGGAATGCCAACATTGTCATCATGCACAGTAGGAACCAAATGGACTGATCGTTGAGATTGATTCTGGTGACTCCACTGTGTAGACCGCCAATTCGGCAATCAAGGCCTCCCGATCAATGGCAATGATCTGCGGCTGACCCCCATGGTGAAGGAGACCGCTGAGCAGAGCCCAAATAGAAAACGGATCCAGACACTTAAAGAGACAGGCGACTGCTTCAGCCTCAACATGAACATTCCCTCCACAGGCATCAGCACGTTAGCACGTTAGCACATTACCCTTTCCTCTGACTTATTTTCGCAACTTCTTCCTGACTGATTTATTCATCTTCCTTTATATAGACCTAAACTTAACAGACTCTTCAACTACAAGATTAAAGGAAGATAAAGGTGTTAGGGCTGATATAATGTTCCCAGGTCAATTTGGACATGttcttttaaacaaatgaagGGCATACTGACAACCTCAGCATCTTGGGTTTTGTAATATATAAAGTAtgtacttaaaatgattttccaATTCTCTTTTTCAAGATGTTGCCTAACACAGTGGAAAATCATCTAAAGACCAAAGAGCGTTTGTACTGTGTAATGACATATAAAGGCATTATTAATTCAACACCTTCTGTAACAGTAATATTAGCCTTAAAAATTACTTCATATCACACTGTTAAATCAGGTTATGAAGTTACTGGCTACCGCGATACATGCAGATTGGTGCAGCAGTGTGTAAAGTGACAAGTAGAAGATTAGAACATCTAATCCTAGGTGATTCTTGCTGTGAGGTTAGGGGCCAAAATCTGGCATGCCTTTCCACGCTACCCGTCATCTGTTCCTGCTGGTCAGGCCGGACCAGGCCACAGATCATGTGCTGTCTCAAAGACCAGTGAGGGCATTAGTACTTGCCTAGAGGACTTGGTTCAGGCATTTATTATCTCATCTTCTGACATTAGATCAATACTATTTATATCACCTGTATtataaattaattgtaattaaacaaagaatgaaagaaCTTCAGCATTAAAATCTATTACCTGTGACTTAAGAAAGACTTAACAATACTCAAATCTTCACTCGTAGTAAAAACATACAGGCCATGAAACATGCCTAAGACTCTTATTCATCACCCAAGGCCTGTCTTTCAATTTCCCTGGGACAGTTCTACATTGTCTTTGTCCTTGTCTTGGGCTTCTTCTTAAGTATCCTTTACTCACTCAAATTCAGGTGATATAGACAGGGCTGGAGTGGAGTTACCTGCTGCAGACTTGGCCATAGTGTTACTGCCAAATGAAGAATGAAAAGCTAATGTATCCGTCATACCACCatacacaaaacaaataagCTATTCCACGTGACACTTTAAGCAACGatgcataaaaagaaaataacgcattaaagaaaaatcaacTACGAACcatttaaatttctgaaaacataaTTTGAAATTACATCTGGAATCTTACGTCACATGGTCATTTGTTCAGGAAAATCTTGACACATAAAGATTGTACTACATCAAAACTGAAGTAGTTGCCTCAGAAGGCCACTGGTTTCTGGTACCTTGTTGATCACCTCATCATCGTCCAAGGGCATAAGAATCTTTCTCTGGGTTATGCACATGATTGCTTCTAAGTGCTCCTGGGTAAGAGAGTTCTATAGTCTGTTATTTTTATAAACTTGAAAGTGGAAAATTAGTAAAAGTGCTGCTAAACTAAACCAAATATCTCTGgaatacaaaagaaaaggctTATATTTGAATAACTGACtgcaattatatttttaaatgaatgaaataagaGGGCCTTAAAGCACTACTGCATATCTTATCAGCGTTTGTACTCTTAATAACACTGTACTCACCTTAAGTTGTCCTGTCATGTTTTACAGCATAATTCTGTAATACTCCAGCTTGCATCTATTAATATAAAGTAACAGCATCTAATGCCTTTGaagtattaatttattgtgctATATTCACAGTCAATGGCATGACTGTGTTACTATaaagaggaacagaaaaaaacgCTACCATATGACTAGAGAGATAGAGCTATACTTAAAATATACCTAAAATAAAACTGACTGATGgaatttttccctccaaaaaattATTGGGAATATTGCATAGATGGTCACCAGCATCCAACCTTTGTATGATTGTTTGGGTTACCTGATATTTGAATTGTGCACCTACTGTAACACACTGAGTGCAAGCTGCACTCTATACTTTACAATGTGTACCTGTTATGACTCACCGATTTTTAattcagaatatatatatatatatttgttatttatatatttataataatatatttgttattttgAAGCACTTTAATGCATCTCCcttcaatgatttttttctttttaatcctgACTTTTTGGGCAAAACCTTTATCATTTCTCTTCATGCTGCTGTTGGTCTCTATCTTTAATTTAGCCAGCAACTGGGAAACGTCCTCAAAACATGAAAATCTCACAGCATATCGTCACTTTGTGATCAGTAGCTAACCAATCGCGATTCAGTTTTAGCTGTACCAATTCGAGAGAGCCCATTCCTTACTCGGTTAAATTATCGCAAATACAGACCTGGCTGCCCAATGAATTTAGGCTGTGACTCGTGTGaaactgtgcgtgtgtgtgggtgtgcctCAGAGCAAGAGAGGCAAAGGGGTTGATAGTGAAATCAGAAAGGCCTTTGCTCGTGTTGGCCTGTTGATGTGAAAAGTTCTGTCTCCCAAAACAGTGGCCCACCAGGAAAAGTCCTGAGTCCCGATTACCACTCCAGCACTGGATGCAGGCCTACCCAGAGTGAAGAGGGGCCTGCCACTCAGACAGCTGTTCTCTAGACACAGGACAGTCAGCCTGCTACAAAGGAGGGCGCCTGACAGCATTCGTGCGATGTCATCCAGGAGAGGCATGTTGCTGACATCCAGCCTCCGCAGGCAGCGGCTCTGCAGGAGGAGTATGTATCATCCCACTCTTACTACAAAATTATTCCAAACCCACTCCACCTTTATCCCAAAAGCATCCCCACCCTCAAAAAGTGCTCCACTTACATCAAAACAGCTACCCCAACATACCAGCCCATTATAACCGCAGTGCAACCTCAGccaaccccctgcaccaaaCGCACCACTGCACAATACTTTGAACTTACTATTTTTATACCTAATGAACCCCAGTGGATTTAGGAAATGCAAATCTGcctacataataataattaaccaGGAGTTAACTGTTGAACTGTACCTGCTGAATCAAATGAGATAGAGATTGCCAGCCCCAAATCCCAATATTTGTATTGGAGGATATATCAAGATGTGTTGTTGATTCATAATATGAAATCATATCCAACAATGAAGATGCACCCTAGAAAAAAGGAAGACATATTTCACCAACACGGAAAACTAGTAATCAGCTGAAAGGTCAAGAGATGTCCAGGGGTGAATAGTGATGCTATACTGCAGTTGTCCCCAACAATATATATTCTCAGCATCtgcttaaaaacattttcacccAGTTCTTTGCATGCACTCACATTCTCCTCCAGTTGAGTCTCCCGTAGATTGATGAAATCAAACTGCAGTAATTTTAGTATGTCTTCAAGAGACTCACACGAATGGTAATCTAATCGTTCACCTGAAAAAAGCAATCAGAATTTGTGTAATTACGATTTCTTCACAGCCAAATTGCCCATCTCAGTGAGCAGTCTATGCTTTTAGAAGTTGGAAAGTCAGGATAATAGCAAGCCAGAACAGCTCCAAATGTTTGCGCTGACTTTTCAATACTTTAGCTATCTCTGCACAATTCCCTGCAGAGAAAAGAAGTCTGTAAAAGAGGTTTTGGATTGTACAAAAGACACACCCATGTGTAACCCTTACATCTgatacccccacccccacccccacccaaattgcctaaactgaaattaaagacCAGATGAttattcaagaacagatgactAAACAAGCCACTTTAATGGTCACAGTAGTCTTGCATTCATTATATCAAAAGTTCTCTAATCATAAAACTCTGATCTTCATGACTTGGGAGATGACCAGCTTGCTTAGAGCTGTTCATTAGAAGATAATTTATTCATCACAAGAATATAACTAATAAAATGAGTGTACAATAATCACTTATCTACCAAATAGGGCAATATGAGATTGAAAAAAACACGCTTCTCAGGGTGCAGAGAAATGACACATTTGGCACTTTGTAAAACTTTAACAACTCTCTTTCAATAgaccaacaacaacaaaaaaatcattctaGTTTTCTATGCTTTGTACATGTACACctgaaaatggttttaaaaagaTAGCTGTTGCGCTTCCCAAATAGGTTTTGTTGATATGGA encodes the following:
- the LOC108919410 gene encoding protein phosphatase 1 regulatory subunit 37; the protein is MDEGEDSQEKNLSILDHFSKKRKGKKRVTFPPDEDMVSDFVEHSETQRPVYNVTLKEVTSAYKQRCLKHQVDPKSKVLKQIEEGTAECSHPKQLDLQGERLDYHSCESLEDILKLLQFDFINLRETQLEENGASSLLDMISYYESTTHLDISSNTNIGIWGWQSLSHLIQQSRCLRRLDVSNMPLLDDIARMLSGALLCSRLTVLCLENSCLSGRPLFTLVGTLKKNTSLEELCLANNKLNSFQDSMQLGDLLKYNHCLQYLDLSNNLISDPGLEEICEGLRAQKSNLRTLLLCGNYLTEQGMVHLATVLPGIKTLETLNLGNNNLQNQGIQRLKDSLIASCSLQQLCLACTQITCEGVVALAEFIAESRKIQQLDIQENLVGTGGLMALSLALKINHSLVRVAVDHKPKENEPGRHGGEIIGFVVTSSSCQELASAVVSDEDITVTGPREQISWHSGTTNKDWVCVQAGKGWPAVHCTSEFAEEFLVAMQKNLLGVISDRCRDNAGGSERTPSQPGHPPSNSDAVNRALSDPRMVLLKTSHGVRSRNSNRGGGFGVRLELESLIGHHVLQLSSEELLNTKERSPVCTLLVSMPLLSTSLASSRTSGPTISKKGGLGFPQKAVQPRRHMPAHFIKHTSQLSGLRHIVATVQIK